Proteins from a single region of Acidobacteriota bacterium:
- a CDS encoding VCBS repeat-containing protein, which yields MKRSYSNVFVAKVGVVLVCALVSLVGFQGYFERRIDASASGPTASNTGAPGESNCTACHSEFTVNSGTGSVTIGAIPANYLPNQQIPVTVTTAQADAVIYGFQMTAVDSLGREVGTFTLPTQVPPQTQFATGIVGGNQRRYVHHTVDGVIPTQFGSKTWNFTWTAPNRRAGKVSFYVAGNAANSDSTTGGDYIYTAQKATLSGSAISNFDADGTSDIAVWRPSTGVWYSLNTTNNGFQSSQFGSNGDRIAPGDYDGDGKTDQAIFRPSTGQWFIRKSDGSGFIITQFGSNGDIPVVGDYDGDLKSDLAVWRPSTGVWYIFRSSDSTYDIRQFGISTDKIAQGDYDADGKTELAVWRPSTGVWYIWRTTDGGFTIQQFGLNGDKPVQGDYDGDGRADLAIFRPSNNTWYLLRSSLGFTATQFGFSTDIPASADYDGDGLTDVAVYRNGTWYAQKSSGGTLIVNFGIAADVPVASGYLSE from the coding sequence ATGAAAAGATCGTATAGTAATGTCTTTGTCGCAAAGGTCGGCGTTGTTCTTGTTTGCGCGCTGGTTTCGCTGGTCGGATTTCAAGGCTATTTTGAACGTCGGATCGACGCATCCGCATCGGGGCCGACCGCCTCGAACACCGGCGCGCCCGGCGAGTCGAACTGTACGGCGTGTCATTCGGAGTTTACCGTGAACAGCGGGACCGGAAGCGTCACGATCGGCGCGATACCGGCGAATTATCTGCCGAATCAGCAGATACCGGTCACGGTCACGACCGCCCAGGCCGACGCCGTCATTTACGGCTTTCAGATGACCGCCGTCGACAGTTTGGGGCGCGAGGTCGGAACGTTTACGCTGCCGACGCAGGTTCCGCCGCAAACCCAGTTTGCGACGGGGATCGTCGGCGGAAACCAGCGGCGCTATGTCCATCATACGGTCGACGGCGTGATCCCGACCCAATTCGGCTCGAAGACCTGGAATTTTACCTGGACGGCCCCGAACCGCCGCGCCGGGAAGGTGAGTTTCTATGTTGCCGGAAACGCCGCCAACAGCGACTCGACGACTGGCGGCGACTATATCTATACGGCTCAGAAGGCGACGCTTTCGGGCTCCGCGATCTCGAATTTCGACGCCGACGGAACGAGCGACATTGCCGTCTGGCGCCCATCGACCGGAGTCTGGTACTCGCTCAACACAACCAACAACGGATTTCAGTCCTCGCAGTTCGGGTCGAATGGCGACCGCATCGCGCCGGGCGATTACGATGGCGACGGCAAGACCGATCAGGCAATTTTCCGGCCTTCGACCGGACAGTGGTTTATCCGCAAGAGTGACGGGTCCGGATTCATCATCACGCAATTTGGCTCAAACGGCGATATTCCGGTGGTCGGCGACTATGACGGCGACCTGAAGTCCGATCTCGCCGTCTGGCGGCCATCGACCGGCGTCTGGTACATTTTCAGAAGTTCTGATTCAACGTACGATATCCGTCAATTCGGCATTTCGACCGACAAGATCGCGCAGGGCGATTACGACGCCGACGGCAAGACCGAACTCGCCGTCTGGCGACCGTCGACCGGAGTTTGGTACATCTGGCGGACGACAGATGGCGGATTCACGATCCAGCAGTTCGGGCTCAATGGCGACAAACCGGTTCAAGGCGATTACGACGGCGACGGACGCGCGGATCTGGCGATTTTTCGGCCGTCGAACAACACGTGGTATTTGCTCCGCAGTTCGCTCGGTTTCACGGCGACGCAGTTCGGTTTCTCGACCGACATCCCGGCATCCGCCGATTATGACGGCGACGGCCTTACGGACGTTGCGGTCTACAGAAACGGAACGTGGTACGCGCAAAAGAGTTCAGGCGGCACGCTCATCGTCAATTTCGGAATTGCGGCCGATGTTCCGGTTGCCTCGGGTTATCTTTCGGAGTAG
- a CDS encoding pilus assembly PilX N-terminal domain-containing protein, protein MKINSAQTIDHSNCGSERGAALAIAVIVVAILSIVGLTALAFSSSEARIAGSDLNRTHAFYAASAGLEKMTNDFSNVFREKLSPTASDIDVIRNSPPPELVTEGFQFTQTLAEDTDRLAELRNTQGLPSNVYPRVNIPDGPYSGLYASIVPYKMTSTAKNFGTRSEVKLQREFNNYLVPLFQFGMFSNDDIEIHPGPLMTFNGRIHSNRNIYALRNTKFLNRLTMAGEFIRDAWRGGEPNSSGGNTNVWVEVNGLNVQSTIGNGSVKSGSGTVGGPQFTGAASTQRGFFPDSPLGIANSNWESLSVATPASGDVDKFAGKILTRTTGATQLKLPLELNGNSPAELIKRLLPSDGEIVGMSRYHSKSEIRIIIDDESAGNGTSNVAGIPAGKGLLLSSFTPSVFTGANPLRLISDAGVVGGSNVSQRLPDTTVTTAQTVRGIKLAGETVGGNYIPSGSGIAGRILIEITKPDGTTVDVTQTVLSMGVTQGEPNGIVYLQRPLWAGYVQGSRDRTVNGLTLSNLTRNYQTAADGEIGDPSTTFQANRGFINSPISIANEDGGAVIREPVPSGAHNAIVPINVYNVREGWINSSLNEYEIYERGMTSVVEINMRNLARWLDGVYDTNLLSGTTAVSSNIRGDDGYVVYVSDRRGDKVKTEYLADGTAFASTNGIVDNEDIYGLNGTLDDGEDVIDFGWNLGGTSKKGTLQKDTTELPDSGSLCCTPSVSNAPVADRLTRSNTALSWFNTNNYFRRAVRLFDGDTLSVTAGTGKLSPTKGITIASENMVYVWGNLNTTGVASIPTGGSTLNDGGFLGPQIPSSVVCDAFYALSRTWFDASSTLYPEGSSNARAISGEAYRLADEGASTSEGTAVRTAIIAGNSISALTASPGRDLAGKKINGGIINYPRFQEIWNWTGGIATWSYSGSFVPLFKSTQAMAQWENSTSIIYLPPRRNWGFDSTFLSPNKLPPGTPFFQYVQATGFRLSLN, encoded by the coding sequence GTGAAAATAAACTCTGCGCAAACGATTGACCACTCAAATTGCGGGTCGGAACGCGGCGCGGCACTGGCTATTGCCGTGATCGTCGTGGCGATTCTCTCGATCGTCGGTCTGACCGCGCTCGCGTTCTCCTCGAGCGAGGCGCGGATCGCCGGGAGCGATCTTAATCGGACGCACGCGTTTTATGCGGCATCGGCAGGGCTCGAGAAGATGACCAACGATTTCAGCAACGTCTTTCGGGAAAAACTATCCCCGACGGCGTCCGACATCGACGTCATCCGCAACTCGCCGCCGCCCGAATTGGTGACCGAGGGGTTTCAGTTCACCCAGACATTGGCCGAAGACACTGACCGGCTCGCGGAACTTCGCAATACCCAAGGCTTGCCGTCGAATGTCTATCCGCGCGTCAACATTCCGGACGGCCCGTACTCGGGACTTTACGCCTCGATCGTACCGTACAAGATGACCTCGACCGCGAAGAACTTCGGTACCCGTTCGGAAGTGAAACTGCAGCGCGAGTTCAATAACTATCTTGTCCCTTTGTTCCAATTCGGGATGTTCAGCAACGACGACATCGAGATCCATCCCGGACCGCTGATGACTTTCAACGGCCGCATCCATAGCAACCGCAACATCTACGCGCTGCGAAACACCAAGTTTCTGAACCGTCTGACGATGGCGGGAGAATTCATCAGGGATGCTTGGCGTGGAGGCGAACCGAACAGTTCGGGCGGCAACACGAACGTCTGGGTCGAAGTCAACGGGCTTAACGTTCAAAGCACGATCGGAAACGGCAGCGTCAAATCCGGCAGCGGCACGGTCGGTGGTCCGCAGTTCACCGGAGCGGCGTCGACACAGCGCGGCTTCTTTCCTGATAGTCCGCTGGGAATCGCGAACAGCAATTGGGAATCACTCTCGGTCGCGACCCCTGCAAGCGGCGACGTCGACAAATTTGCCGGAAAGATCCTGACGCGAACGACGGGCGCGACACAACTCAAGCTTCCGCTCGAACTAAACGGGAATTCGCCGGCCGAACTGATCAAGAGACTGTTGCCGTCCGACGGCGAAATTGTCGGAATGTCGCGCTATCATTCGAAATCCGAGATCCGAATCATCATCGACGACGAATCGGCTGGAAACGGAACGTCGAACGTCGCCGGAATCCCGGCCGGAAAAGGTCTTCTTCTATCGAGTTTCACTCCTTCGGTGTTCACCGGAGCGAATCCGTTGCGGCTTATCTCCGACGCGGGCGTCGTTGGCGGCTCCAACGTTTCGCAGCGTCTTCCGGACACGACCGTGACAACAGCTCAAACCGTGCGCGGCATAAAACTCGCCGGTGAGACCGTCGGTGGAAACTACATTCCGTCAGGATCGGGGATCGCCGGCAGGATTCTGATCGAGATCACCAAACCGGACGGCACGACCGTCGATGTTACCCAAACCGTTCTAAGTATGGGCGTTACGCAGGGTGAACCAAACGGGATCGTGTATCTTCAAAGGCCACTTTGGGCGGGTTATGTTCAAGGCAGCCGCGACCGGACCGTCAATGGCCTGACACTCTCGAATCTTACAAGAAACTACCAAACCGCCGCCGACGGCGAGATCGGAGATCCTTCGACGACGTTTCAGGCCAACCGCGGTTTCATCAATTCGCCGATCTCGATAGCCAACGAGGACGGCGGCGCGGTCATTCGCGAACCGGTTCCGAGCGGAGCCCACAACGCGATCGTTCCGATCAATGTCTACAATGTCCGCGAGGGTTGGATCAACTCGTCACTCAACGAATACGAGATCTACGAACGCGGAATGACGAGCGTTGTCGAGATCAATATGCGAAACCTCGCGCGCTGGCTCGACGGCGTTTACGACACGAATTTGCTGTCCGGAACGACGGCCGTCAGTTCGAACATCCGCGGCGACGACGGTTACGTGGTTTACGTCTCGGATCGTCGCGGCGACAAGGTCAAAACCGAATATCTCGCCGACGGTACTGCGTTCGCGAGCACGAACGGAATCGTCGACAACGAGGATATTTACGGGCTTAACGGTACGCTCGACGATGGCGAAGACGTCATCGACTTCGGCTGGAACCTGGGCGGAACAAGCAAAAAAGGAACCCTTCAAAAGGACACGACCGAACTTCCGGATTCCGGTTCGCTTTGTTGCACTCCGTCCGTTTCGAATGCGCCCGTTGCGGATCGCCTGACGCGTTCGAACACGGCGCTGAGTTGGTTCAACACGAACAACTACTTTCGCCGTGCCGTGCGATTGTTCGACGGTGACACTCTCAGTGTTACCGCCGGAACCGGCAAACTCTCGCCGACAAAGGGAATCACGATAGCCTCGGAGAATATGGTCTATGTCTGGGGAAATCTCAACACAACGGGCGTGGCGAGCATTCCGACCGGCGGTTCGACATTGAATGACGGCGGATTTCTCGGACCCCAGATTCCTTCGTCGGTCGTCTGCGACGCGTTTTACGCGCTTTCAAGGACGTGGTTCGATGCTTCAAGCACGCTTTATCCGGAAGGATCGAGCAACGCCCGCGCGATCAGCGGGGAAGCATATCGACTCGCGGACGAAGGCGCCTCGACGAGCGAAGGGACGGCGGTCCGCACGGCGATCATCGCCGGAAACTCGATCTCCGCTCTGACCGCTTCGCCGGGGCGGGACCTGGCCGGCAAAAAGATCAACGGCGGAATCATCAACTACCCGCGATTTCAAGAGATCTGGAACTGGACCGGGGGGATCGCAACGTGGAGCTATTCCGGTTCATTTGTGCCGCTTTTCAAATCGACGCAGGCGATGGCGCAATGGGAGAACAGCACTTCGATCATTTACTTGCCGCCGCGCCGCAACTGGGGCTTCGATTCGACGTTTCTGTCGCCGAACAAACTGCCGCCCGGAACGCCGTTCTTCCAATATGTGCAGGCGACAGGTTTCCGTTTGAGCCTGAACTAG
- a CDS encoding prepilin-type N-terminal cleavage/methylation domain-containing protein — protein MKNRTTAQSGFSMVELIVVMVVTMIVLSGVFTLMRGAITSANANYEMTGATQSMRNAQEYITRDILTAADGLKGTTNIWLSTQFVTKYLTTRTASEIDPSNIGFTNVGSIVTDNNIAAGVVIHDSTPASTLLPNSDRITFLVTDTTFSPVDIPAWWTNYDSGKIWIPGGDVSRFSTGEIYYLSSGGTGSFGTITNVNAPDWSISWGNGDAQGLNRLGWTSPLASATNYGQNPSTLKRVNIVQYFVDAEGRLIRRVFGVKGQAFLDSIVAEHLVTLQFRYVMKPGVDTTILEQPVENVAFDEASLIRTIELSISVRTAYQLQDGDYHQVEGTTKIGVRNIQFLEAAVPRDSQGNTDLPYPGPTPWVTPTPLPTPIPTPTPVPTPTPTPSPTPFPTTTPTPVPTPTPTATPVPTPTPTPVPTPTPTPTPGSGEGLKTGIG, from the coding sequence ATGAAGAACCGAACAACAGCTCAAAGCGGCTTCTCAATGGTCGAACTGATCGTCGTGATGGTGGTCACGATGATCGTGCTCTCCGGCGTCTTCACGTTGATGCGCGGCGCGATCACATCGGCGAACGCGAACTATGAAATGACCGGTGCGACGCAGAGTATGCGGAACGCGCAGGAGTACATCACACGCGACATCCTGACCGCCGCCGACGGGCTCAAAGGAACGACGAACATTTGGCTTTCGACGCAGTTCGTCACCAAATACCTGACGACGCGGACCGCGTCCGAGATCGATCCTTCGAACATCGGGTTCACGAACGTCGGCAGCATCGTTACCGACAACAACATCGCCGCCGGCGTGGTGATACACGATTCGACTCCGGCCTCGACGCTTCTGCCGAACTCTGATCGAATCACCTTTCTCGTCACCGATACAACCTTTTCACCGGTCGATATACCCGCTTGGTGGACCAATTACGACTCCGGCAAGATCTGGATACCGGGCGGTGACGTATCGCGCTTCAGCACGGGCGAGATCTATTATCTTTCGAGCGGAGGAACGGGATCATTCGGGACGATCACCAATGTGAACGCGCCGGACTGGTCGATCTCTTGGGGCAACGGCGATGCGCAAGGTCTCAACCGGCTCGGATGGACATCGCCATTGGCTTCGGCTACAAACTACGGCCAGAATCCTTCGACTCTGAAGCGTGTCAACATCGTTCAGTATTTCGTCGACGCCGAAGGCCGGCTGATACGCCGCGTTTTCGGGGTCAAGGGACAGGCGTTTCTCGACAGCATCGTCGCCGAACATCTGGTCACGCTGCAGTTTCGGTATGTTATGAAGCCGGGCGTGGACACGACGATTCTCGAACAACCTGTCGAAAACGTCGCGTTTGACGAAGCGTCGCTGATACGGACGATCGAACTGAGCATTTCGGTTCGCACCGCCTACCAACTGCAGGACGGCGACTATCATCAGGTTGAAGGCACGACCAAGATCGGTGTCCGAAACATACAGTTTCTCGAAGCCGCCGTGCCGCGCGATTCGCAGGGTAATACGGATCTTCCGTATCCGGGGCCGACACCCTGGGTGACGCCGACGCCTCTGCCGACCCCGATACCGACGCCGACACCGGTTCCGACACCGACGCCGACGCCAAGTCCGACGCCTTTCCCGACAACGACACCGACACCGGTTCCGACGCCTACGCCGACGGCGACGCCAGTTCCAACGCCGACCCCGACGCCGGTTCCGACTCCGACACCGACGCCAACTCCGGGCAGCGGCGAGGGCTTGAAGACCGGTATCGGTTGA